From a region of the Acanthochromis polyacanthus isolate Apoly-LR-REF ecotype Palm Island chromosome 3, KAUST_Apoly_ChrSc, whole genome shotgun sequence genome:
- the LOC110959811 gene encoding LOW QUALITY PROTEIN: ubinuclein-2-like (The sequence of the model RefSeq protein was modified relative to this genomic sequence to represent the inferred CDS: inserted 1 base in 1 codon), with product MAEPRKVQFVTLSAFAAGAAAESRKRRLEDEADFNFDRAGEVEAATGAGGAASNGRLGKTGDRDKTAAEKRATVRLNLSLSEPDDRSSAEFNYGELIQNLQAKKNPPSLTTTNNPQDPFNDEEKERLQVEALAKKFENKYGNTGKKKRKDRMQDLIDIGFGYDETDPFIDNSEAYDELVPASLTTKLGGFYINTGTLQFRAASDSEGEEDKKLNNEKEQVVKKRKKKEGNNLEEKNPKKNKLPKQGVTALNLHRPEKKKRKKLMKDSLYLAAMLRRFTREKEEMRKRNPNMAHPGLAGGVANKPHSGNSTNHLLASNSTHPQGNATGNDLSLADLTSDPAVMSLLGSANEKELQDLLGDLDFSLLETDQQHAMATARENGILGVGVPTHKAAVGGGGQGRGLGSSSGLFSPPPLPSGLPAPLIKRIEDLRAASRQFDQEGRKKFFTLDMNNILLDIELQVQEQPPEVRSDIYSHMEAFVPCNKEALLKRLKKLSLNIQDDRLRTPLLKLKLAVCSVMPEQIAKYNMDCMAKVAKQQSEEGDKNGSEEEDEEKPGKRVMGPRKKFVWDDKLRNLLCSLVRVKLSCYEMENQCALSVEDYLKAFLENEVKPLWPKGWMQTRILFKESLTVHNHLTGNLVKRRMVPGPKAKAKEGLWIHKTPLTMTSTSSLPTSTSALTSSRQPLSSSSPSEPICLSDSLDEDLTAPSLDSISHALALLSNASKGLGPSDSPLSPPPLQIPTSSPPXVTPHYPSATQLSASVASTTQQHSLSKVENAPLAAVSAGNLPTSTTLPTSSSTSSSSSPVVSSMVRVQAAGLSLASRTADGHYGPIKGSMGQTQTQRHVAMALPNHRPSSVMGKMHPHPSPSPPKQRPPPTASPLLPPHQKGFASPAGILGAMGSTPGLTKSIAKSSGISSNGSIVNSNITPSSSPSLQSRSNSTSHHGLQSFCPPSPAASSPSPTSHSSHTSHSSQGKSHTHHHHQPNFITPMQATLTKSSHSSNSSPIIKLTPRPPAPTPPPSSSPSPSSSPSHPLSHQMIPSQQQQHQYSPKTPKTFRPPFSVSGGGQVKQTQGSCSFAGGQKSQSTTSNSSINNKAVVSAICSHPDKTPPSSSPSVSANHGQRQRVVGGANQGSKTGNGWAASGTLATSSTTSHLSQVSSAGSPLLGSPSALPLGFGMLGGLVPVSLPFQFPSLLNFSPPGAPGAAGMGSAPSSNSGYPLAQSDLMDLYKSLQSGSQAALPPHLQLAFSDANQSQGGDIKRKTH from the exons ATGGCCGAACCGAGAAAAGTGCAATTTGTCACCCTCTCGGCCTTCGCAGCTGGAGCAGCCGCGGAGTCTAGGAAACGCCGGTTAGAGGATGAGGCCGACTTCAACTTCGACAGAGCCGGGGAGGTCGAGGCAGCGACCGGGGCAGGAGGTGCCGCCAGCAACGGTCGTCTCGGCAAAACCGGCGACAGGGACAAGACTGCAGCCGAGAAGAGGGCGACTGTTCGGCTCAACCTGTCCCTGTCCGAGCCCGACGACCGCTCCTCCGCCGAGTTTAATTACGGCGAACTCATCCAAAACCTCCAG GCAAAGAAAAATCCTCCAAGTTTGACTACAACCAACAATCCCCAGGATCCCTTCAATGACGAAGAGAAAGAGCGGCTCCAGGTTGAAGCCCTGgcaaaaaagtttgaaaataaatat ggcAACACAGGcaagaagaaaaggaaggacAGAATGCAAGATTTGATTGATATTGGGTTTGGCTATGATGAGACAGACCCCTTTATAGACAACTCAGAAGCT TATGATGAGCTAGTGCCTGCGTCTCTGACCACAAAGCTGGGGGGATTTTACATCAACACTGGCACGCTGCAGTTCAGAGCGGCCTCTGACTCTGAGGGAGAGGAGGACAAG AAGCTGAACAATGAGAAGGAGCAGGTGGttaagaagaggaaaaagaaggaagggAACAACCTGGAAGAGAAGAACCCGAAGAAGAACAAACTACCTAAACAAGG AGTGACGGCTCTCAACCTCCACCGGCCGGAGAAGAAGAAGCGAAAGAAGCTGATGAAGGACTCGCTGTATCTGGCAGCCATGCTCCGCCGCTTCACCCGGGAGAAAGAGGAGATGAGGAAAAGAAACCCCAACATGGCTCACCCCGGCCTGGCAGGAGGTGTGGCTAACAAGCCCCACTCCGGCAACTCAACGAACCACCTGTTAGCCTCTAACTCCACTCACCCGCAGGGCAACGCAACCGGCAACGATCTCTCGCTGGCAGACCTCACCTCGGACCCCGCTGTGATGTCACTGCTGGGCTCGGCCAATgagaaggagctgcaggatcTCCTAGGCGACCTGGACTTCAGCTTGTTGGAGACTGACCAGCAGCACGCCATGGCGACAGCCAGAGAGAACGGCATTCTGGGAGTCGGTGTTCCAACTCATAAAGCAGCAGTAGGAGGAGGTGGCCAAGGGCGAGGCCTGGGGTCTTCCAGCGGACTGTTTTCCCCGCCCCCGCTCCCCAGTGGACTGCCTGCTCCTCTTATTAAACGCATCGAGGACCTGCGGGCG GCCTCGCGGCAGTTTGATCAGGAGGGCAGGAAGAAATTTTTCACCCTGGACATGAATAACATTCTTCTGGA CATTGAGCTGCAGGTCCAGGAGCAGCCACCTGAGGTGCGTTCAGACATCTACTCGCACATGGAGGCGTTTGTTCCATGCAATAAGGAAGCGCTCCTCAAGCGCCTGAAGAAGCTCAGCCTCAACATCCAG GACGATCGCCTGCGGACGCCACTGTTGAAGCTGAAGCTGGCGGTGTGCAGTGTGATGCCTGAGCAAATAGCAAAATATAACATGGACTGCATGGCCAAGGTTGCAAA GCAGCAGTCTGAGGAGGGCGATAAAAACGGCtcagaagaggaggatgaggagaaacCTGGGAAAAGAGTGATGGGCCCACGGAAGAAGTTTGTCTGGGATGACAAGCTCAG GAACCTGCTGTGCAGCTTGGTGCGAGTGAAGCTGAGCTGCTATGAGATGGAGAATCAGTGTGCTCTGTCTGTGGAGGACTACCTCAAGGCCTTCTTAGAGAATGAGGTCAAACCACTATGGCCTAAGGGCTGGATGCAGACCag GATTCTGTTCAAGGAAAGTCTCACCGTTCACAATCACCTCACTGGAAACCT AGTCAAGAGGAGGATGGTTCCTGGACCCAAGGCGAAAGCCAAG GAGGGTCTTTGGATCCACAAAACGCCTCTCACGATGACCTCCACTTCATCTCTGCCCACCTCCACGTCCGCTCTGACATCCAGCCGCCAGCCCCTCTCCTCGTCTTCGCCCTCGGAGCCCATCTGTCTGTCGGACTCTCTGGACGAGGACCTCACTGCTCCCTCTCTGGACTCCATCTCTCACGCCCTGGCCCTCCTCAGCAATGCATCCAAGGGCCTCGGTCCCTCGGACAGTCCTTTGTCGCCCCCTCCGCTGCAAATCcccacctcctctcctc ccgtCACCCCTCACTACCCCTCAGCCACTCAGCTCTCCGCCTCGGTCGCATCCACGACACAGCAACATTCCCTGTCGAAGGTGGAGAACGCTCCGCTGGCAGCTGTGTCTGCTGGGAACTTGCCAACATCCACAACGCTACCAACCTCCTCTtctacctcctcttcctcgtctcCGGTGGTCTCCTCCATGGTTCGTGTGCAGGCAGCAGGCCTGTCGCTGGCCTCCAGGACTGCAGATGGACACTACGGCCCGATCAAAGGATCTATGGGCCAAACCCAGACTCAGAGACATGTTGCCATGGCGCTGCCCAATCATAGGCCGAGCTCCGTGATGGGCAAAATGCATCCAcacccctccccctcccctccaaAGCAGCGACCTCCTCCCACAGCTTCCCCTCTGCTGCCCCCCCATCAGAAAGGCTTTGCCAGCCCAGCAGGGATACTGGGAGCTATGGGATCTACTCCAGGACTGACCAAGAGCATCGCCAAATCCAGCGGCATCAGCAGCAACGGCAGCATTGTCAACAGCAACATCACACCTTCTTCCTCACCTTCGCTTCAGTCCCGCTCCAACTCTACCTCCCACCACGGTCTGCAGTCCTTCTGCCCCCCCTCCCCTGCTGCCTCCTCTCCATCCCCCACCTCACACTCCTCACACACCTCACACTCCTCTCAAGGTAAATCCCACACACACCATCACCACCAGCCCAACTTCATCACACCCATGCAGGCCACCCTCACCAAGTCCTCCCACAGCAGCAACTCCTCCCCCATCATCAAACTCACCCCTCGGCCTCCTGCACCTACCCCACCTCCCTCGTCCTCCCCCTCCCCGTCGTCCTCGCCCTCCCACCCGCTCTCCCATCAGATGATCCCcagccaacagcagcagcaccagtaCTCTCCCAAAACCCCCAAAACCTTTCGACCTCCCTTCAGTGTGTCGGGCGGTGGGCAGGTGAAGCAAACGCAGGGCAGCTGCAGCTTCGCTGGGGGGCAGAAATCTCAGTCCACCACTAGCAACAGTAGCATCAACAACAAAGCAGTGGTATCAGCAATCTGCAGTCATCCAGATAAAACTCCCCCTTCTTCTTCACCTTCGGTCTCAGCCAATCATGGGCAGAGGCAGAGGGTGGTGGGCGGGGCCAACCAGGGCTCAAAAACAGGAAATGGTTGGGCGGCTTCAGGGACTTTGGCCACGTCCTCGACAACATCACACCTCTCACAG GTCTCAAGCGCAGGCTCTCCACTCCTGGGCAGCCCCTCTGCTCTGCCCCTGGGCTTTGGGATGTTAGGAGGCCTTGTGCCCGTCTCACTACCCTTCCAGTTTCCCTCATTGCTCAATTTCAGCCCTCCTGGAGCCCCAGGGGCAGCTGGCATGGGCTCAGCCCCCAGCTCCAACTCAGGATACCCGCTAGCACAGAGCGACCTAATGG